The genomic DNA ACTGGTCCGTGAAGCAGTGATCAAGCTCGTCGACGAGGGACACCGCCACTTCGTCCTTGATCTGAGCTTCGTATCCTTCCTGGACTCGATGGGGCTGGGCGTGCTCGTGGCGGTCACGAAGCGCATCCGTGAACACGACGGCTCACTGCGGATCGCGTCCGCCTCTGGCCGGATAGTGAGGGTCTTCGACATCAGCGGCCTGCGTGAGGCTTACGAGATCCACCCCTCGCCGGAGGAGGCAACCCGACATGCCCCCTCGCTCGGCAGCCTGGCGCACTGGCCCCACCCGTCAAGCTG from Streptomyces sp. NBC_01707 includes the following:
- a CDS encoding STAS domain-containing protein; translation: MRTNIIRNERMAISYDTVNGWTVVEIDGDVDAHTSPLVREAVIKLVDEGHRHFVLDLSFVSFLDSMGLGVLVAVTKRIREHDGSLRIASASGRIVRVFDISGLREAYEIHPSPEEATRHAPSLGSLAHWPHPSS